Proteins encoded within one genomic window of uncultured Sphingopyxis sp.:
- the ccoS gene encoding cbb3-type cytochrome oxidase assembly protein CcoS has product MNGLLVLIPVALGLGLIGLAAFFWSLRGGQFDDLDGAALRIFVEEEEEDAR; this is encoded by the coding sequence GTGAACGGGCTGCTTGTCCTGATTCCGGTCGCGCTCGGCCTCGGGCTGATCGGCCTCGCTGCCTTCTTCTGGTCGCTGCGCGGCGGGCAGTTCGACGATCTCGACGGCGCCGCGCTGCGCATCTTCGTCGAGGAAGAGGAGGAGGACGCGCGATGA
- a CDS encoding low specificity L-threonine aldolase, with amino-acid sequence MAAQQFASDNYAGICPEAWDAMAAANSASAPAYGDDEWTQRAADAFRRLFDTRCEIFFAFNGTAANSLALAALCQSYHSVICSASSHVETDECGAPEFFSNGSKLLVAQTADGKLTPEAIRALATSRSDIHFPKPRVVTITQPTETGQVYTIGEIRAISATCRELGLKLHMDGARFAHACATLQCAPADLSWRAGVDVLCFGGTKNGMAAGEAIVFFDTALATDFDYRCKQAGQLASKMRFLAAPWIGLFESGAWLRNAEHANGCATRLAAAIEGLPGVSLAFPVQANAVFLQAPESLLEALSTRGWRFYTFIGGCARFMFAWDARVDTVDLLAQHIAELAARSEKRGNRPLPAFAEARAESGVPG; translated from the coding sequence ATGGCCGCGCAACAATTCGCCAGCGACAATTATGCGGGCATCTGTCCCGAAGCCTGGGATGCGATGGCGGCCGCCAATTCGGCCTCGGCCCCCGCCTATGGCGACGATGAATGGACCCAGCGCGCGGCCGACGCTTTCCGGAGGCTGTTCGACACGCGCTGCGAGATATTCTTCGCATTCAACGGCACGGCGGCGAATTCGCTGGCGCTCGCGGCGCTATGCCAATCCTATCACAGCGTCATTTGCTCCGCCTCGTCGCACGTCGAGACCGACGAGTGCGGCGCTCCCGAATTCTTCTCGAACGGGTCGAAGCTGCTCGTTGCGCAAACCGCCGACGGCAAGCTGACCCCCGAAGCGATCCGCGCGCTCGCGACGAGCCGGTCCGACATTCACTTCCCGAAGCCGCGAGTCGTGACGATCACCCAGCCGACCGAGACCGGCCAAGTCTATACGATCGGCGAGATCCGCGCGATTTCGGCGACATGCCGCGAGCTCGGGCTCAAGCTGCACATGGACGGCGCGCGCTTCGCCCACGCCTGCGCGACACTGCAATGCGCGCCCGCCGACCTGAGCTGGCGCGCGGGCGTCGACGTCCTCTGCTTCGGCGGCACCAAGAACGGCATGGCGGCCGGCGAGGCGATCGTGTTTTTCGACACCGCGCTCGCGACCGATTTCGACTATCGCTGCAAGCAGGCCGGCCAACTCGCGTCGAAGATGCGTTTCCTCGCCGCCCCGTGGATCGGCCTGTTCGAGAGCGGCGCCTGGCTTCGCAATGCCGAACATGCGAACGGCTGCGCCACCCGGCTCGCCGCGGCGATCGAGGGCCTTCCCGGTGTCAGCCTCGCTTTCCCGGTCCAGGCCAATGCCGTATTTCTTCAAGCGCCGGAGAGCCTGCTCGAAGCATTGAGCACGCGAGGCTGGCGCTTCTACACCTTCATCGGCGGATGCGCGCGATTCATGTTCGCCTGGGACGCCCGCGTCGATACCGTCGATCTCCTCGCGCAGCATATTGCCGAACTTGCGGCCCGGTCGGAGAAGCGGGGGAACCGGCCTTTGCCGGCCTTCGCGGAAGCTCGCGCCGAAAGCGGAGTTCCGGGATAG
- a CDS encoding amidohydrolase family protein: MTIERAARGAALLLAATVLLAELPAAASPAATVHDIVYRGARAIDPETGLDAVRDIAVDGARIAAVSEVQLEGRRVIDARGLVAAPGFIDIHSHATTREAAGYQAKDGVTTRLELEIGAWPVSSWYEAKRGRELLNYGTSVSHTALRYFIQKGEGTAGLAALRDPMEKFGAKEADEPLSGAAAERLSVLLEQGVREGAIGIGSGTQYAPGITRREMLDVTAVAARTATCLFTHIRYGSLVEPDSTFEAVQESIGNAAVTGACVHVAHINSMAMRDAPFMAALMRDARARGVDITTETYPWGGSVDAVRSHFFDPGWERRWGVGVGDLQSRRTGKRLTQAEFDALRGGSEDDGVIMHMNSEATIAGLLREPAMLVASDGGRIEGPNGHPRSAGSFARLLGHYVRETRTLGLADALRRVTLLPAQRLEGFVPAMKRKGRLQPGMDADVVLFDPRTVGTRATYGDAARYSDGFRYVMVNGVLVVDGGRLVKDVSPGRPVFSRSRP, from the coding sequence TTGACGATCGAACGGGCGGCGCGGGGAGCCGCGCTCCTGCTCGCGGCCACCGTCCTGCTCGCGGAGCTTCCCGCCGCCGCGTCGCCGGCCGCGACCGTCCACGACATCGTCTATCGCGGCGCGCGCGCGATCGATCCCGAAACCGGGCTCGACGCGGTGCGCGACATCGCGGTCGATGGCGCGCGGATCGCCGCGGTCAGCGAGGTGCAGCTCGAGGGGCGGCGCGTGATCGATGCGCGCGGGCTCGTCGCGGCGCCGGGGTTCATCGACATTCATTCGCACGCGACGACCCGCGAAGCGGCGGGCTATCAGGCAAAGGACGGCGTGACGACGCGGCTCGAACTCGAGATCGGAGCCTGGCCGGTGTCTTCCTGGTATGAAGCGAAGCGCGGGCGCGAGCTTCTGAACTATGGCACCAGCGTAAGCCATACGGCGCTGCGCTATTTCATCCAGAAGGGCGAGGGGACGGCAGGCCTTGCGGCACTGCGCGACCCGATGGAGAAATTCGGCGCGAAGGAAGCGGACGAGCCCTTGTCCGGCGCGGCGGCCGAGCGGCTGTCGGTGCTGCTCGAACAGGGCGTTCGCGAAGGCGCGATCGGCATCGGCAGCGGCACCCAATATGCGCCGGGCATCACGCGTCGCGAGATGCTGGATGTGACGGCGGTCGCCGCGCGGACGGCGACTTGTCTCTTCACCCACATCCGCTACGGCAGCCTCGTCGAGCCCGACAGCACATTCGAGGCGGTGCAGGAAAGCATCGGCAACGCGGCGGTCACCGGGGCCTGCGTGCATGTCGCGCATATCAACAGCATGGCGATGCGCGATGCGCCTTTCATGGCGGCGCTGATGCGCGATGCGCGGGCGCGCGGCGTCGACATCACGACCGAAACCTATCCCTGGGGCGGATCGGTCGATGCCGTGCGCAGCCATTTCTTCGACCCGGGCTGGGAAAGGCGCTGGGGCGTCGGCGTCGGCGACCTGCAGTCGCGCCGCACGGGCAAACGGCTGACGCAAGCCGAATTCGACGCGCTCCGCGGGGGCAGCGAGGACGACGGGGTCATCATGCACATGAACAGCGAAGCGACGATCGCAGGGCTGCTGCGGGAGCCGGCGATGCTGGTCGCGAGCGATGGCGGCCGGATCGAAGGGCCGAACGGCCATCCGCGCTCCGCCGGGAGCTTCGCGCGCCTCCTCGGCCATTATGTGCGCGAGACGCGAACGCTCGGCCTGGCCGATGCGCTGCGCAGGGTGACGCTGCTGCCCGCGCAGCGGCTCGAAGGCTTTGTTCCGGCGATGAAGCGCAAGGGCCGGCTCCAGCCCGGCATGGACGCCGACGTCGTCCTTTTCGATCCGCGGACGGTCGGTACGCGCGCGACCTATGGCGATGCGGCCCGTTATTCGGACGGTTTTCGCTATGTCATGGTGAACGGCGTACTCGTCGTCGATGGCGGCAGACTTGTGAAGGACGTCAGTCCCGGACGCCCTGTTTTTTCCAGGTCCAGACCATGA
- a CDS encoding MurR/RpiR family transcriptional regulator, with protein sequence MPLLQRLQADLETYSTADRAIATYILGHYATLAFETAMTLARKVGVSEITIGRFTRKLGYRNFKAMKNELKDSSEEGFPWLVGEQLRHFVDTPGLPDEADGSMQREMKSLLAVYRLAETPQWEAAATLLARSRTVQIAGFQTERGIAMLLANHLQFMRDGVCLVDLTAGNYADVFAADDGDDRCLVVIDIRRYSRQSYLIAEQASQQGIPLIVLTDLFCDWAPRFTPHVLAVPTQTGMFWSSPVALVCAVNLMVNSVIKQIGTKVEARLETLTRLHQTFTGYAGHQPPRPRMNA encoded by the coding sequence GTGCCGCTTCTCCAGCGCCTGCAAGCCGATCTCGAAACCTATTCGACCGCGGACCGCGCGATCGCGACCTATATCCTCGGCCATTATGCGACGCTCGCCTTCGAGACCGCGATGACGCTCGCCCGAAAGGTCGGGGTCAGCGAAATCACGATCGGGCGTTTCACCCGCAAGCTCGGCTATCGCAATTTCAAGGCGATGAAGAACGAACTCAAGGACAGCAGCGAGGAAGGCTTTCCGTGGCTGGTCGGCGAACAGCTCCGGCACTTCGTCGATACGCCCGGTCTTCCGGACGAGGCGGACGGATCGATGCAGCGCGAGATGAAGTCGCTGCTCGCGGTCTATCGCCTCGCCGAAACGCCGCAATGGGAAGCGGCGGCCACGCTGCTCGCCCGGTCGCGCACGGTCCAGATCGCGGGTTTTCAGACCGAGCGCGGCATAGCGATGCTGCTTGCCAACCATCTGCAATTCATGCGCGACGGCGTGTGTCTCGTCGATCTGACCGCCGGCAATTACGCCGATGTGTTCGCGGCCGACGACGGCGACGACCGGTGCCTCGTGGTCATCGATATTCGGCGCTATTCGCGGCAATCCTATCTGATCGCCGAACAGGCGAGCCAGCAAGGCATTCCGCTGATCGTCCTGACCGACCTGTTCTGCGACTGGGCGCCCCGCTTCACACCGCACGTGCTCGCGGTACCGACGCAGACGGGCATGTTCTGGAGTTCGCCGGTCGCGCTCGTCTGCGCGGTGAACCTGATGGTGAACAGCGTGATCAAGCAGATCGGCACCAAGGTCGAAGCCCGGCTCGAAACGCTCACGCGGCTCCATCAGACGTTCACCGGCTATGCCGGCCACCAGCCGCCGCGTCCGAGAATGAACGCATAG
- a CDS encoding TonB-dependent siderophore receptor has translation MPSVAAAQEAGEGGEGDAIVVSGYRYLSEDTSGTTGLPVPIEEVPQSISLVSKDFLDATDARSLGDVAQYTPGALFDGNPGGTSSIVKLRGFAAGNAIDGLNVGVLDYEPDFATLERLEIVKGPTSVVYGAANPGGIINQVTKGADPDTPSHIAILGGSWDRWRLEGQVATSLDAPGTVHAIGVAVHEEGGSFMTRVDSAKTVLYAGIDAELSPGLKGYLHGGYERYRRTSFDGIPTLPDGSPAPVGRSFFIGSGDFDLVTPVARVNGGLDWEASPALSVSLKLNYLRSNTTGESGFGFDLQPNGDFFIAINNITKSVTEAFSAGLSTVYKFDELGLADSFVTVAANYQSYDTQQAGTIPDTPQGDVANIFDGVDAIEALFNTRTYPGIFDYSLNRRLRYFTLSTQANIKIAGPLTLLGGLSWAKPDVSKQSGTDAWQDFSGDSQTSLRLAATLEPVRGLNLYASYSESFQPQLFIDAVGDVLPPLTGEQYEIGFKYVSPDRRLLLTGALFDVRQANQARYDQTIDLIDRYAPVGKVRHRGFELQAVGEIAKGWQVNAGLAILDPTIRKDDDPALIGKTLTFLPKSTASIYSSYEFAGGAFVGGGVRYVGSVKTDIDRTTRDLPSYMLVDASAGYDFGRFRAQLNVKNLFDKHYFVNNYQTLFYGNVVGEPRSVTVSLRANF, from the coding sequence ATGCCTTCGGTGGCGGCCGCGCAGGAAGCTGGCGAGGGCGGCGAGGGCGATGCGATCGTCGTCAGCGGCTATCGCTACCTCAGCGAGGATACGAGCGGCACGACCGGGCTTCCGGTCCCGATCGAGGAGGTGCCGCAGTCGATCAGCCTCGTCAGCAAGGATTTTCTGGACGCCACCGACGCGAGGTCGCTGGGCGACGTCGCGCAATATACGCCGGGAGCATTGTTCGACGGGAATCCCGGCGGGACCTCGTCGATCGTCAAGCTGCGCGGATTTGCGGCGGGCAATGCGATCGACGGGCTGAATGTCGGGGTGCTCGATTACGAGCCCGACTTCGCAACGCTCGAACGGCTCGAAATCGTCAAGGGACCGACCTCGGTCGTTTACGGCGCCGCCAATCCCGGCGGGATCATCAATCAGGTGACGAAGGGCGCGGACCCCGATACGCCGTCGCATATCGCGATTCTCGGCGGCTCGTGGGATCGCTGGCGGCTCGAAGGCCAGGTGGCGACCTCGCTCGACGCACCGGGGACCGTCCATGCGATCGGCGTCGCCGTCCACGAGGAGGGCGGCAGTTTCATGACACGCGTCGATTCCGCCAAGACCGTGCTATATGCGGGGATCGACGCGGAACTGTCGCCCGGTCTCAAGGGCTATCTGCACGGCGGGTACGAGCGTTACCGGCGCACCTCGTTCGACGGCATCCCGACCTTGCCCGATGGGTCGCCCGCGCCTGTCGGCCGGTCCTTCTTCATCGGGTCGGGCGATTTCGATCTCGTGACGCCGGTGGCGCGGGTGAACGGCGGGCTCGACTGGGAGGCGTCGCCGGCGCTGTCGGTCAGCCTCAAGCTCAACTATCTCCGCTCGAACACCACCGGCGAGAGCGGGTTCGGTTTCGATCTTCAGCCCAACGGCGATTTCTTCATCGCGATCAACAATATCACCAAAAGCGTGACGGAGGCCTTCAGCGCCGGGCTGTCGACCGTCTACAAGTTCGACGAGCTCGGGCTTGCCGACAGCTTCGTCACCGTCGCGGCCAATTATCAGAGCTACGACACGCAACAGGCCGGCACGATTCCCGACACGCCGCAGGGCGACGTCGCCAATATCTTCGACGGTGTGGACGCGATCGAGGCGCTTTTCAACACGCGGACCTATCCGGGCATTTTCGATTACAGCCTGAACCGGCGGCTTCGCTATTTCACCCTGTCGACGCAGGCCAATATCAAGATCGCGGGGCCGCTGACCCTGCTCGGCGGCCTGTCATGGGCCAAGCCCGACGTCAGCAAGCAGTCGGGCACGGACGCCTGGCAGGACTTCAGCGGCGACAGTCAGACGAGCCTCCGCCTCGCGGCGACGCTGGAGCCCGTGAGGGGCCTCAATCTCTACGCATCGTACAGCGAGTCCTTCCAGCCGCAGCTCTTCATCGACGCGGTCGGCGACGTGCTGCCGCCGCTGACCGGCGAGCAATATGAAATCGGCTTCAAATATGTGTCGCCCGATCGGCGGTTACTCCTCACCGGGGCGCTGTTCGACGTCCGGCAGGCCAACCAGGCGCGATACGACCAGACCATTGACCTGATCGACCGCTATGCGCCGGTCGGCAAGGTCCGGCACCGCGGGTTCGAATTGCAGGCGGTGGGCGAGATTGCAAAAGGCTGGCAGGTCAACGCCGGCCTCGCCATTCTCGATCCGACGATCCGCAAGGACGACGATCCGGCGCTGATCGGCAAGACGCTGACCTTTCTGCCGAAAAGCACCGCCAGCATCTATTCGAGCTATGAGTTCGCCGGCGGCGCCTTCGTCGGCGGCGGGGTCCGCTATGTCGGTTCGGTGAAAACCGACATCGACCGCACGACCCGCGACTTGCCCTCCTATATGTTGGTCGATGCGTCGGCGGGATATGATTTCGGCCGCTTTCGCGCGCAACTCAACGTCAAGAACCTGTTCGACAAGCATTATTTCGTGAACAATTACCAGACGCTCTTTTATGGCAATGTCGTCGGCGAACCGCGCAGCGTGACGGTTTCGCTGCGCGCGAATTTCTGA
- a CDS encoding DUF1611 domain-containing protein encodes MNAPFDRSAAAPGAGAADLDLPKPYLLFLGDAADTTFLKTGLGLRDWAPELCIAEHKCAGAAATLGIPEMTPREAHAAGARALVLSAASIGGAIREAWLPYLVEALEAGLDLIGGTHDRLGDSPPLRQAAQAHGRRLIDVRVPPPGLPVATGRRRSGKRLLTVGTDCALGKKYTALALAEAFRARGIDADFRATGQTGIMIAGRGIPIDSVVADFVAGAAEMLSPDADPAHWDVIEGQGSLFHPSYAGVSLGLLHGSQPDIFVLCHAHGRERIVGLPDYPLPSIGRAIEMTLQQARLTNPGVRCAGVSLNTAGLTVEEAEKAITGLTREWGIAVADPMRRGPAFERLVDGCLA; translated from the coding sequence ATGAACGCCCCGTTCGATCGCAGCGCGGCGGCGCCCGGCGCCGGTGCGGCGGATCTCGACCTTCCGAAACCCTATCTGCTGTTCCTCGGCGACGCGGCGGACACGACCTTTCTGAAGACGGGGCTGGGTCTGCGCGACTGGGCGCCAGAGCTTTGCATCGCCGAGCATAAATGCGCGGGCGCGGCAGCGACGCTCGGCATCCCGGAGATGACGCCGCGCGAGGCCCATGCGGCGGGCGCGCGGGCGCTCGTCCTTTCCGCGGCGTCGATCGGGGGCGCGATCCGCGAAGCCTGGCTTCCCTATCTGGTCGAGGCGCTCGAAGCGGGGCTCGACCTCATCGGCGGAACGCACGACCGGCTCGGCGACAGTCCGCCGCTCCGTCAGGCGGCGCAGGCGCACGGGCGCCGCCTCATCGATGTTCGCGTCCCGCCGCCGGGCCTGCCGGTCGCGACCGGGCGGCGGCGGAGCGGCAAAAGGCTGCTGACCGTCGGCACCGACTGCGCGCTCGGCAAGAAATATACCGCGCTCGCGCTCGCGGAGGCTTTTCGCGCGCGCGGAATCGACGCCGATTTCCGCGCGACGGGGCAGACGGGGATCATGATCGCGGGGCGGGGCATTCCGATCGATTCGGTCGTCGCCGATTTCGTCGCGGGCGCCGCCGAGATGCTGAGCCCCGATGCCGATCCCGCGCACTGGGACGTCATCGAAGGGCAGGGCTCGCTTTTCCATCCTTCCTATGCGGGGGTGTCGCTCGGCTTGCTTCACGGCTCGCAGCCCGACATTTTCGTGCTATGCCACGCGCACGGCCGCGAGCGGATCGTCGGCTTGCCCGACTATCCGCTGCCGTCGATCGGCCGCGCCATCGAGATGACGCTGCAGCAGGCGCGGCTCACCAATCCCGGCGTCCGCTGCGCTGGCGTGTCGCTCAACACCGCCGGGCTGACGGTGGAAGAGGCGGAGAAGGCGATAACCGGCCTCACGCGTGAATGGGGTATTGCGGTGGCCGACCCGATGCGCCGCGGCCCCGCCTTCGAACGCCTGGTCGATGGATGCCTCGCATGA
- the hemN gene encoding oxygen-independent coproporphyrinogen III oxidase — MWSYHPDLLAKPVPRYTSYPTAMEFAEDVGAHDYAQALDAVESATPVSLYVHIPFCESICWYCGCNTGAAGRKQRLDDYLTALRAEIALVAKRLGGRGRIRRIAFGGGSPNAIAPVELVRLLDLLLTVFDAHRPDVSIELDPRGFSSEWALVLAAAQVTRVSLGVQTFAPHVQQAIGRIQPLSHIERVVAALRLRGIDAINFDLMYGLPGQGLADLDATLDETIRLAPSRIALFGYAHLPDMIPRQRRIDAANLPDARLRFDQARLGYRRLTAAGYVPVGFDHFARADDPLAIAAREGRVNRNFQGFTEDDTPVLLGFGASAIGKFPDLIVQNEKKSGLYRVLADAGRLAVVRGVRVDAEEQRRGRHIRDLLCNGRAYLDADEVAPARSALSDFERRGIIAWEEDALMIRDCGLPYARHVAARFDRIRGDIRPGQPDRRL, encoded by the coding sequence ATGTGGTCCTATCACCCCGATCTGCTCGCAAAACCGGTGCCGCGCTACACCAGCTATCCGACGGCGATGGAATTCGCCGAAGACGTCGGCGCCCACGATTATGCGCAGGCGCTCGATGCGGTGGAATCGGCGACGCCGGTCTCGCTCTATGTCCACATCCCCTTTTGCGAAAGCATCTGCTGGTATTGCGGCTGCAACACCGGCGCGGCGGGGCGCAAGCAGCGGCTCGACGATTATCTGACGGCGCTCAGGGCGGAGATCGCGCTCGTTGCGAAGCGGCTGGGCGGACGCGGGCGCATTCGCCGCATCGCCTTCGGCGGCGGCAGTCCGAATGCGATCGCGCCGGTCGAGCTGGTGCGCCTGCTCGACCTGCTGCTTACCGTCTTCGACGCGCACCGGCCCGACGTTTCGATCGAGCTCGACCCGCGCGGCTTCTCGTCTGAATGGGCGCTGGTGCTCGCGGCGGCGCAGGTCACCCGGGTCAGCCTCGGCGTCCAGACCTTCGCGCCGCACGTCCAGCAGGCGATCGGGCGCATCCAGCCGCTTTCGCATATCGAGCGCGTCGTCGCCGCGCTGCGCCTGCGCGGCATCGATGCGATCAACTTCGATCTGATGTACGGGCTGCCGGGACAGGGCCTCGCCGATCTCGACGCGACGCTCGACGAAACCATCCGCCTCGCGCCAAGCCGAATCGCGCTCTTCGGCTATGCGCATCTTCCCGATATGATCCCGCGTCAGCGACGGATCGATGCCGCGAACTTGCCCGACGCGCGGCTGCGCTTCGATCAGGCGCGGCTCGGCTATCGGCGCCTGACGGCGGCCGGCTATGTCCCCGTCGGCTTCGATCATTTCGCGCGCGCCGACGACCCGCTCGCCATCGCGGCGCGCGAAGGCCGGGTGAACCGCAATTTCCAGGGCTTTACGGAGGACGACACGCCGGTGCTGCTCGGCTTCGGCGCCAGCGCGATCGGCAAATTCCCCGACCTGATCGTGCAGAATGAAAAAAAGTCCGGCCTCTATCGCGTCCTCGCCGATGCCGGGCGGCTCGCCGTGGTGAGAGGGGTGAGGGTCGATGCGGAGGAGCAGCGGCGCGGCCGGCATATTCGCGATCTGCTATGCAACGGGCGCGCGTATCTGGATGCTGACGAGGTCGCGCCGGCGCGGAGCGCGCTGTCGGATTTCGAGCGGCGCGGCATCATCGCGTGGGAGGAGGACGCCCTCATGATCCGCGATTGCGGCCTGCCTTATGCGCGCCACGTCGCCGCGCGGTTCGACCGCATCCGCGGAGACATCCGGCCGGGTCAACCCGATCGCCGCCTGTGA
- a CDS encoding serine hydrolase domain-containing protein: MTRLLLFFAFAVGFAGVAAATESGNAGRDAALADIRAMVEGAEGDVALVVAITDRDRLLMTASHGYADIDRRVPATPDTRFAIGSISKSFTAVALMQMSDEGRFDPDAPVARYLPDFRPRGTYAPITGGALMSHTSGLPNYLAHVASMRFLVTALEGFEPRYAPGAHFWYSNSGYQLLGYVAEAIDKRPFPLILQRRILDPLGMAATSPQIDDRLRRRIATSYERAPDGGLAVAPWFEHIAADGAIVSTAPDMTAYARMLLARGNAPRGRLLSERAFARIVTPVRDDYGYGFDIADGGRMLFHTGSIAGFQAYFAVHLEQGLGLVILGNGPADRALRERIVGRLFGRTPAPQPDLAWREPTGFAARLVGPDGRTLWFRPGPAGELLVDDRGETLTLARIGREAWGAHLTPTGPRAYLFFRDASGKVSDIVEGDMTFVREGAALPSAAPPAYRPLVGRYAAHGEEGPSVRIYAHGGKLTMSYADSSLPIPLIEELPGRFRFATPAYAPEWLQFDAVAGGKAQRLVLSGVPLYRIDLP; the protein is encoded by the coding sequence ATGACCCGCCTGCTGCTCTTCTTCGCTTTCGCGGTTGGTTTCGCGGGGGTCGCGGCCGCCACGGAAAGCGGCAATGCCGGCCGGGATGCGGCGCTCGCCGACATCCGCGCGATGGTGGAGGGCGCGGAAGGGGATGTGGCGCTCGTCGTCGCGATAACCGACCGGGACCGGCTGCTCATGACCGCGTCGCACGGCTATGCCGACATCGACCGGCGGGTGCCGGCGACACCCGACACGCGCTTTGCGATCGGATCGATCTCCAAATCCTTCACGGCGGTCGCGCTCATGCAAATGAGCGACGAGGGGCGCTTCGACCCCGACGCGCCGGTTGCGCGCTACCTGCCGGATTTTCGTCCGCGCGGCACATATGCCCCCATCACCGGCGGGGCGCTGATGTCGCACACATCGGGGCTGCCGAACTATCTGGCGCATGTCGCTTCGATGCGGTTTCTGGTGACCGCATTGGAGGGCTTCGAACCCCGCTACGCTCCCGGCGCGCATTTCTGGTATTCCAATTCGGGCTATCAACTGCTCGGCTATGTCGCCGAGGCGATCGACAAGCGGCCCTTTCCGCTGATCCTGCAGCGGCGCATCCTGGACCCGCTGGGCATGGCCGCGACTTCGCCGCAGATCGACGACAGGCTGCGGCGGCGGATCGCGACAAGCTATGAGCGCGCGCCCGACGGCGGCCTCGCGGTCGCGCCATGGTTCGAGCATATCGCCGCCGACGGCGCGATCGTCTCGACCGCGCCCGATATGACCGCTTATGCCCGGATGCTGCTTGCGCGGGGGAACGCGCCGCGGGGGCGGCTCCTCTCCGAACGCGCCTTCGCCCGCATCGTCACGCCCGTTCGCGACGATTATGGCTATGGCTTCGACATCGCCGACGGCGGCCGGATGCTTTTCCACACCGGATCGATCGCGGGGTTCCAGGCCTATTTCGCGGTCCATCTGGAACAGGGTCTCGGCCTCGTCATCCTCGGCAACGGACCGGCCGACAGGGCGCTGCGCGAGCGCATCGTCGGGCGGCTTTTCGGCAGGACGCCGGCGCCGCAACCCGATCTCGCGTGGCGCGAGCCGACGGGTTTCGCGGCCCGTCTGGTGGGACCGGACGGCCGGACGCTCTGGTTCCGGCCCGGGCCCGCGGGGGAATTGCTGGTCGACGATCGCGGCGAAACGCTGACGCTCGCGCGGATCGGCCGCGAGGCGTGGGGCGCTCACCTCACGCCCACGGGGCCGCGCGCCTATCTTTTCTTTCGCGACGCGTCGGGAAAGGTATCGGACATTGTCGAAGGCGATATGACCTTTGTTCGCGAAGGCGCGGCCTTGCCTTCCGCTGCACCCCCGGCCTATCGTCCGCTCGTCGGGCGATACGCCGCCCATGGCGAAGAGGGGCCAAGCGTTCGCATCTATGCGCATGGCGGAAAGCTCACCATGTCCTACGCCGATTCCAGCCTTCCGATACCGCTCATCGAGGAGCTTCCGGGGCGCTTTCGCTTCGCAACCCCGGCCTACGCGCCCGAGTGGCTCCAATTCGATGCGGTTGCCGGGGGCAAGGCGCAGCGGCTCGTCCTGAGCGGCGTTCCGCTATACCGTATCGATCTGCCGTGA